A single region of the Triticum dicoccoides isolate Atlit2015 ecotype Zavitan chromosome 2B, WEW_v2.0, whole genome shotgun sequence genome encodes:
- the LOC119368647 gene encoding uncharacterized protein LOC119368647 produces the protein MQSAISCIDLVMAVVMLPRLVAVAVLVALMYAVAVGQVPATGGAPVCDGVDQNVVNACFKSFGEGMKIAIADRNISAGNIIKVQVDCCIAFGGHSCLCKMKEVWKAQGKSAQDNVQCVREKGC, from the coding sequence ATGCAATCAGCTATATCCTGCATCGATCTGGTCATGGCAGTAGTAATGCTTCCGAGGCTTGTTGCCGTGGCAGTGCTGGTCGCGCTGATGTATGCCGTCGCTGTTGGCCAGGTACCTGCCACCGGCGGTGCACCGGTGTGTGACGGTGTTGATCAGAACGTCGTGAATGCGTGTTTCAAGAGCTTCGGAGAAGGTATGAAAATTGCTATTGCCGACAGAAATATTTCGGCGGGTaatatcattaaggttcaagtGGACTGCTGCATAGCCTTTGGAGGCCACTCGTGCCTCTGCAAGATGAAGGAGGTGTGGAAGGCTCAGGGCAAAAGTGCCCAGGACAATGTACAATGCGTCAGGGAAAAGGGCTGCTAG